One region of Quercus lobata isolate SW786 chromosome 2, ValleyOak3.0 Primary Assembly, whole genome shotgun sequence genomic DNA includes:
- the LOC115976684 gene encoding UDP-glycosyltransferase 90A1-like: MGSICGDSQPHHVVLFPFMSKGHTIPLLHLARLLLHRSLTITIFTTPVSRPFIFESLNDTTVTLLDLPFSHNVPDIPVGIESTDKLPSMSMFPSFANAAKLMQPDFERALETLPRVSFMVSDGFLWWTLESASKFNIPRFVYYGMNYYSSCLGRAVAIDRLLFGPESDDELISVPPFPWIKVTRNDFEPPFTKPEPKGLQIEFLMEVVIATAKSHGIIFNSFYELEPLFADYWNSECTPKAWSAGPFCLAEPPKGSTEPHNKPKWVQWLDKKHDQGSSVLYVAFGSQAEISPAQLKNIATGLEESKVNFLWVIRKSESEISDGFEERVKDRGIVVREWVDQREILMHESVQGFLSHCGWNSVLESICAGVPIIAWPMMAEQPLNARMVVEEIKVGLRVETCDGSVRGFVKWEGLEKMVKELMEGEKGKEVRKKSKELAEMAKKAMGEGGSSKCTLDLLIDETCGKKT, encoded by the coding sequence atgggTTCTATCTGTGGTGATTCACAACCACACCATGTGGTTCTCTTTCCCTTTATGTCCAAAGGCCACACCATCCCACTCCTCCACCTTGCACGCTTACTCCTCCATCGCAGCCTCACTATCACCATCTTCACCACCCCAGTCAGTCGTCCCTTCATCTTTGAGTCCCTCAATGACACCACAGTCACCCTTCTTGACCTACCATTCTCACACAATGTGCCTGATATACCTGTTGGCATTGAGAGCACAGACAAACTGCCCTCTATGTCCATGTTTCCTTCATTTGCAAACGCCGCAAAGCTCATGCAACCCGACTTCGAACGAGCACTCGAGACTCTTCCACGTGTTAGCTTCATGGTCTCTGATGGGTTCCTCTGGTGGACCCTAGAGTCTGCTTCCAAGTTCAACATCCCGAGGTTTGTATACTATGGTATGAACTATTACTCTTCTTGTCTGGGTAGAGCTGTGGCTATTGATAGACTTCTCTTTGGACCTGAATCAGACGACGAGTTGATATCAGTTCCTCCTTTTCCATGGATTAAAGTTACTAGAAATGACTTTGAGCCCCCATTTACTAAGCCGGAGCCAAAGGGTCTACAAATTGAGTTCCTCATGGAAGTAGTCATAGCAACAGCGAAGAGCCATGGTATTATATTCAACAGCTTCTATGAGCTTGAACCTTTGTTTGCTGATTATTGGAACAGTGAGTGTACACCCAAGGCCTGGTCTGCGGGGCCCTTTTGCCTGGCTGAGCCACCAAAAGGTAGCACTGAACCCCACAATAAGCCTAAATGGGTTCAGTGGCTGGACAAGAAGCATGACCAAGGGAGCTCAGTTCTGTATGTAGCTTTTGGGTCTCAGGCAGAGATTTCACCTGCACAACTCAAAAATATAGCAACTGGGTTGGAAGAATCTAAAGTGAATTTCTTGTGGGTGATAAGAAAGAGTGAGTCAGAGATTTCTGATGGGTTTGAAGAGAGAGTGAAAGATAGAGGAATTGTAGTGAGAGAGTGGGTTGACCAAAGGGAGATTTTGATGCATGAGAGTGTGCAAGGGTTTCTTAGCCACTGTGGATGGAATTCTGTGTTGGAGAGCATATGTGCTGGGGTTCCAATCATTGCATGGCCTATGATGGCAGAGCAACCATTGAATGCAAGAATGGTTGTGGAGGAGATAAAGGTGGGACTGAGGGTTGAGACATGTGATGGGTCAGTGAGAGGGTTTGTGAAGTGGGAGGGGTTAGAGAAAATGGTGAAAGAGTtaatggagggagagaaggggaAGGAGGTGAGGAAGAAGAGTAAGGAGCTGGCAGAGATGGCCAAGAAAGCTATGGGGGAAGGTGGATCGTCCAAGTGCACTTTGGACTTGCTCATTGATGAGACATGTGGAAAGAAGACATGA